The Tigriopus californicus strain San Diego chromosome 5, Tcal_SD_v2.1, whole genome shotgun sequence genome includes a region encoding these proteins:
- the LOC131880921 gene encoding sperm-associated antigen 7 homolog, protein MDLLNSIMSKMDKPPVMTDQEKEKRKKAKEMAKKMEEKHKKATHEFRNKIEKVIEAFVEDSQAHNHTFAPMEKVQRSIVHDVAETAGLVTYSFGEEDVDRHLVIWKKDFQPNEDELTCRRAGQVWDPETYYQQKQEAEQHALKEEIEARKRQKQKVVPKGNYHAKYEHIIGNDTMALQRTELKKSYGMVSSDQKKDRRTVEDIQAELRAKKRMKLDTQSEDSSK, encoded by the coding sequence ATGGATCTCCTCAATTCGATCATGAGCAAAATGGATAAACCTCCAGTGATGACCGATCAGGAGAAGGAGAAGcggaaaaaggccaaggaaatggccaagaagatGGAAGAGAAGCACAAAAAGGCCACGCATGAGTTCCGCAACAAAATAGAAAAGGTGATCGAAGCCTTTGTCGAAGACAGCCAAGCCCACAACCACACATTTGCCCCCATGGAGAAGGTCCAAAGGTCCATAGTTCACGACGTAGCGGAAACTGCGGGTTTGGTTACCTACTCATTCGGAGAAGAGGATGTGGATCGGCATCTCGTCATCTGGAAGAAGGACTTCCAACCCAATGAAGATGAGCTCACATGTCGAAGGGCGGGACAGGTCTGGGATCCCGAGACGTATTATCAGCAAAAGCAAGAGGCCGAGCAACATGCCCTCAAAGAGGAGATCGAGGCTCGGAAgcgtcaaaagcaaaaagtcgTGCCCAAGGGCAACTATCACGCCAAATATGAACACATCATTGGGAATGACACCATGGCATTACAGCGAACTGAACTTAAGAAGTCCTATGGAATGGTGTCATCTGACCAGAAGAAAGACCGTCGAACCGTGGAGGACATACAGGCAGAGCTACGGGCGAAAAAGCGGATGAAATTGGACACGCAGAGTGAAGATTCCTCGAAATAG